In one Bradyrhizobium cosmicum genomic region, the following are encoded:
- a CDS encoding DUF3750 domain-containing protein, translating to MILFLLLIFLPIGLSAGRYFMFGDGRGNWQTADRSSAGLLPPASDNPEALIRVFAARTVRWRGIFAVHTWIVVKEKGASSYNRYDYTAWGDPIRSNGFAPDGRWFGAMPEAIVAVDGALAEDLIPKIRHVVETYKFRAYGDYSAWPGPNSNTFVQATLDAVPELRAVLPPTAVGKDYPYSGRWAGITPSGTGLYASLSGYLGMTVGWIEGIELNFLGAVLGVDIRRPALKLPGIGRLGIAAGL from the coding sequence TTGATTCTCTTCCTGTTGCTGATCTTCCTGCCGATAGGACTGTCGGCCGGCCGCTATTTTATGTTCGGCGATGGCCGCGGCAATTGGCAGACGGCAGATCGCTCGAGCGCCGGCCTGCTGCCGCCCGCATCCGACAATCCGGAGGCGCTGATCCGGGTCTTTGCCGCGCGCACAGTGCGGTGGCGGGGCATTTTCGCCGTCCATACCTGGATCGTCGTCAAGGAAAAGGGCGCGTCGAGCTACAACCGATACGATTACACGGCGTGGGGCGACCCGATCCGCAGCAACGGATTTGCACCCGACGGCCGCTGGTTCGGGGCCATGCCTGAAGCCATCGTGGCGGTCGATGGCGCTCTCGCCGAAGACCTGATTCCCAAGATCCGCCACGTCGTCGAGACCTACAAGTTCCGCGCCTATGGCGACTACAGCGCTTGGCCGGGACCGAATTCCAACACCTTCGTGCAGGCGACGCTGGACGCCGTCCCCGAGCTTCGTGCTGTCCTTCCTCCGACGGCGGTCGGCAAGGACTATCCCTACAGCGGACGCTGGGCCGGCATCACCCCGTCCGGCACCGGCCTCTACGCCTCGCTCTCGGGTTACCTCGGCATGACGGTCGGCTGGATCGAGGGGATCGAGCTCAATTTCCTCGGCGCGGTGCTCGGCGTGGACATCAGGCGGCCGGCGCTCAAGCTTCCCGGCATCGGCCGGCTGGGGATAGCGGCCGGTCTGTAA
- a CDS encoding MetQ/NlpA family ABC transporter substrate-binding protein has product MKKAWSFLSSLTILSQLVAGSALAQQPAKAELKVGFVPGPYIDEFKVGVEPELKKKGYSIRYVEFSTGLEANNAVFKSEIDANVMQHTIFLNSYNERQKTDLVGIVHVPTPPMGLYSKKHPLGTPIKPGSSVAVPNDPVNLQRALWVLRDLGLVEIRDSKPVDVSELDVIRNPGGIKIIPLEAAQAPRALEDVDFAAVQGNFAIYSGLKLTNAFALEKMTAPYINVVAVKQANANAPWAQDIVAGYKSATFKTAILSDRFYDGFTLPDYLK; this is encoded by the coding sequence ATGAAGAAAGCCTGGTCGTTCCTCTCGAGCCTCACGATCCTCTCCCAGCTCGTCGCGGGCAGCGCTCTTGCGCAGCAGCCCGCCAAGGCCGAACTCAAGGTCGGCTTCGTGCCCGGCCCGTATATCGACGAGTTCAAGGTCGGTGTCGAACCCGAGCTCAAGAAGAAGGGCTACAGCATCCGCTACGTCGAATTTTCGACAGGCCTCGAGGCCAACAACGCGGTGTTCAAGTCGGAGATCGATGCCAATGTGATGCAGCACACGATCTTCCTCAACTCCTACAACGAGCGGCAGAAGACCGATCTCGTTGGCATCGTCCACGTCCCGACTCCGCCGATGGGTCTCTACTCGAAGAAGCATCCGCTGGGTACGCCGATCAAGCCGGGTTCGAGCGTCGCGGTGCCCAACGATCCCGTCAATCTTCAGCGCGCGCTATGGGTGCTCCGCGACCTCGGCCTGGTCGAAATCCGCGACAGCAAGCCGGTGGATGTCTCCGAACTCGACGTGATCAGGAATCCCGGCGGCATCAAGATCATTCCGCTGGAGGCGGCGCAGGCCCCGCGGGCCCTGGAGGACGTCGACTTCGCCGCGGTCCAGGGCAATTTCGCGATCTATAGCGGGCTGAAGCTGACCAACGCCTTTGCGCTGGAAAAGATGACGGCGCCCTACATCAACGTCGTTGCCGTGAAGCAGGCCAACGCCAACGCACCATGGGCGCAGGACATCGTCGCCGGTTACAAGTCCGCGACCTTCAAGACGGCGATCCTGTCGGATCGATTCTATGACGGCTTCACCCTGCCGGACTATCTGAAATAA
- a CDS encoding GNAT family N-acetyltransferase, whose product MNKPSNTFDIAIEQAFDFLSPEYAELFDSSAATAFQHPLWLDGLYARLASHAGAKPLVVVVRRRATGALAMVLPLLRIRRGPVRTVEFADLRVSDYLAPVCNPEVFSSLLEDEAACEDIRRLVRPFDLLRMTKLPDGRLPIESLLGAPRRVSMDTNAYATVLVAPFEQWRASTLDRSYQKELAKKHRQLQKKGALSFSCCDDNASILEAMNAMKQFRGPRFQAQGDGDLLQRPEYYDFYSGIALSGLGSLVRLYAMKMDGNVIAAVLGLCHRGSFLIIMSAFDIEGYKSQSLGSLMFEQVARDCIERGDQMLDFTIGDEPYKKLFGGQPSPMWMVTQAGSTAGAISLFALKQAPWLKLAAKRLSDFRLLPARTPTPTR is encoded by the coding sequence ATGAATAAGCCCAGCAACACATTCGATATCGCCATCGAGCAGGCGTTCGATTTTCTGTCTCCGGAATACGCGGAGCTGTTCGACAGCTCGGCCGCGACCGCGTTTCAGCATCCGCTGTGGCTGGACGGCCTCTACGCCAGGCTCGCCTCCCATGCGGGGGCCAAGCCGCTCGTCGTCGTGGTCCGCCGCCGCGCGACCGGGGCGCTGGCGATGGTGTTGCCCCTGCTCCGAATCCGCCGCGGTCCGGTCCGCACCGTTGAATTCGCCGATCTGCGTGTTTCCGACTATCTGGCGCCGGTCTGCAATCCCGAGGTGTTTTCCAGTCTGCTGGAGGACGAAGCTGCATGCGAAGACATTCGGCGCCTCGTCAGACCGTTCGACCTGCTCCGCATGACCAAGCTGCCGGACGGACGGCTCCCCATCGAAAGTCTCCTGGGCGCACCGCGCCGGGTGTCGATGGATACGAATGCCTATGCGACCGTGCTCGTCGCCCCGTTCGAACAATGGCGAGCCAGCACGCTGGATCGCTCTTATCAGAAAGAGCTCGCCAAGAAGCATCGCCAGCTCCAGAAGAAGGGCGCGCTGAGTTTTTCATGCTGTGACGACAACGCCTCCATTCTCGAGGCGATGAACGCGATGAAGCAGTTTCGCGGCCCTCGGTTTCAGGCGCAGGGCGACGGAGACCTGCTGCAGCGCCCCGAATATTACGATTTCTATTCCGGCATCGCGCTCAGTGGCCTCGGCTCGTTGGTCCGGCTCTATGCCATGAAGATGGACGGCAACGTGATCGCGGCCGTGCTGGGCCTGTGCCACCGCGGCAGCTTCCTCATCATCATGAGCGCCTTCGATATCGAGGGGTACAAGAGCCAGTCCCTGGGATCCCTGATGTTCGAGCAGGTCGCGAGGGATTGCATAGAGCGCGGCGATCAGATGCTCGACTTCACCATCGGCGACGAGCCCTACAAGAAATTGTTCGGTGGGCAGCCCTCGCCGATGTGGATGGTGACGCAGGCCGGCAGCACCGCGGGCGCCATCAGCCTGTTCGCGCTGAAACAGGCACCCTGGCTCAAACTCGCGGCCAAGCGGCTATCGGATTTCAGGCTCCTGCCGGCCCGCACCCCAACGCCCACGCGCTGA
- a CDS encoding FAD-dependent oxidoreductase, producing MTTDRAVTKPGGIAGIATIVADIAIVGGGLAGSLAAAVLARAGHRVALIDKRAVHPDEFRVEKIGGQQLEMFRKLGFLEALENVACRYDRVLNIREGKVVDVSVGQAYGFSYANLVAMARSRLPDRSSLIVDEVSAISCSDDVQHIELASGKRLDARLVVLATGMASALGYKLGIRRRVLAERHSVSFGFTIAREDGGPFDFEALTCYGERTADGIDYLSLFPVPSGMRANLFMFRDPTDPIMRELRREPEATVLRLLPGLWPYLGDFRVTDKVQNWVMDLTVVEGHLQPGIVLIGDAFQTNCPAAGTGVARLLVDVDRLCTEYAPRWLASAGMGTEKISQFYSDPDKVAADQRSLKMAHFRHALTSRSDIGWDVRRRLHFLRRSLTHRVDQMHPGWLGRVRGALRA from the coding sequence ATGACGACGGATAGAGCCGTGACCAAGCCGGGCGGTATTGCCGGAATCGCGACGATTGTCGCTGATATCGCGATCGTCGGCGGTGGCCTGGCGGGATCGCTTGCCGCTGCGGTGCTTGCGCGGGCGGGGCATCGCGTCGCGCTCATCGACAAGCGCGCGGTGCATCCGGATGAATTCCGGGTCGAGAAGATCGGCGGCCAGCAACTGGAGATGTTCCGCAAGCTGGGCTTCCTCGAGGCGCTCGAGAACGTCGCTTGCCGATATGATCGGGTGCTCAACATTCGGGAAGGCAAGGTCGTCGATGTCAGCGTCGGCCAGGCCTACGGCTTTTCCTACGCCAATCTCGTTGCGATGGCGCGCAGCCGGTTGCCTGATCGGTCCAGCCTGATCGTCGACGAAGTCTCCGCAATCAGCTGCAGCGACGATGTGCAGCATATCGAGCTTGCCTCCGGAAAGCGCCTGGACGCGCGCCTTGTCGTTCTCGCCACCGGCATGGCGAGCGCGCTCGGCTACAAGCTCGGCATCAGGCGGCGCGTGCTGGCCGAACGTCACTCCGTTTCATTCGGCTTCACGATCGCCCGCGAGGACGGCGGGCCGTTCGATTTCGAGGCGCTGACCTGTTATGGCGAGCGCACGGCCGATGGCATCGACTATCTCAGCCTGTTTCCCGTGCCATCAGGCATGCGGGCCAATCTCTTCATGTTCCGCGACCCGACCGATCCGATCATGCGTGAGCTGCGCCGCGAACCGGAGGCGACCGTTTTGCGCCTGCTGCCGGGACTATGGCCTTACCTGGGCGACTTCCGCGTGACCGACAAGGTCCAGAACTGGGTGATGGACCTGACCGTGGTGGAAGGACATTTGCAGCCCGGAATCGTCCTCATCGGCGATGCGTTCCAGACCAATTGTCCCGCCGCCGGCACGGGCGTCGCCCGCCTGCTGGTGGACGTCGATCGTCTCTGCACCGAGTACGCGCCGCGTTGGCTCGCAAGCGCGGGCATGGGCACCGAGAAGATATCGCAATTCTATTCCGATCCCGACAAGGTCGCGGCAGATCAGCGATCGCTGAAGATGGCGCACTTCCGCCATGCCCTGACGTCCCGCAGCGATATCGGATGGGATGTGCGGCGCCGCCTGCACTTCCTGCGTCGCAGTCTCACGCACCGCGTCGATCAGATGCATCCGGGCTGGCTTGGACGTGTTCGCGGCGCGCTGCGCGCCTGA
- a CDS encoding lipopolysaccharide biosynthesis protein: MITTIVQFLRRDVTRGVVGTILLKVGSGALAFALFSLAARTMTPDGFGIFATWLSVAQIAAVVGLVGQESLLVRFLNEYQVVDRPDLAKGVLLSSLKIACVAMLIAIAAVALVANLRGDWWLLILTVSAYTAVSAGLMLGSQIARSLVSILMGEGNREFFWRVIVVLFLLAMLFGHKQLDPTELIAVITMAMSLGLIVQIIAIARALPDLRGTTARSERSRWRSSSFHFWVASILEVANQYFDVILVYWMMDPATAGIYFAASRLANIFAMLSAALYTFGARRLPSLYFSKNHGEFERTLRLMAEVTALCVAAGLALIWIGGPYLLNLFGPHFTAQHSVLIVLAIGTAIQAAGGPSAAILQLTGHERIYVPVVAANVALRLVGFVVLIPWLGVLGAAIAATVSLALTTVALNILCRRRTGVDPSVLVLLRSSAWKRGSYAVRGADSAE; the protein is encoded by the coding sequence ATGATCACCACCATTGTTCAGTTTCTGCGGCGCGACGTAACGCGCGGTGTCGTCGGGACCATCCTGCTCAAGGTTGGCAGCGGCGCACTCGCCTTTGCGTTGTTCTCGCTCGCGGCGCGAACGATGACACCGGACGGATTCGGCATCTTTGCGACCTGGCTCTCAGTTGCGCAGATCGCGGCGGTCGTGGGGCTGGTCGGCCAGGAATCGCTGCTGGTGCGATTCCTGAATGAGTATCAGGTTGTAGACAGGCCCGACCTCGCCAAAGGCGTCCTCCTCTCGAGTTTGAAGATCGCCTGCGTCGCGATGCTAATCGCGATCGCCGCAGTCGCACTGGTCGCGAATCTCCGGGGCGATTGGTGGCTGCTGATCCTCACGGTCTCGGCCTACACGGCCGTGAGCGCCGGACTGATGCTTGGCAGCCAGATCGCGCGTTCGCTGGTCAGCATTCTCATGGGCGAAGGCAACCGCGAGTTCTTCTGGCGGGTGATCGTGGTCTTGTTCCTGCTCGCGATGCTGTTCGGTCACAAGCAGCTCGATCCCACCGAGCTGATCGCGGTCATTACGATGGCCATGTCGTTGGGCCTGATCGTGCAGATCATTGCGATCGCGCGGGCGCTGCCGGATCTGCGCGGCACGACCGCGCGCTCCGAGCGATCCCGCTGGCGATCGAGCTCGTTTCATTTCTGGGTCGCGTCGATCCTTGAGGTCGCAAACCAGTATTTCGACGTCATTCTGGTCTACTGGATGATGGATCCTGCGACCGCAGGCATTTACTTTGCGGCGTCACGCCTCGCCAACATCTTCGCCATGTTGTCCGCCGCGCTGTACACGTTCGGTGCGCGCCGGCTTCCTTCGCTGTACTTCAGCAAGAACCACGGGGAATTCGAGCGAACGTTAAGGCTCATGGCGGAGGTGACGGCGCTCTGCGTGGCTGCCGGCCTCGCCCTGATCTGGATTGGCGGCCCCTATCTTCTCAATTTGTTCGGGCCGCATTTCACCGCCCAGCACTCGGTCCTGATCGTGCTCGCGATCGGAACGGCCATCCAGGCTGCGGGCGGTCCATCCGCGGCAATCCTGCAGCTGACCGGCCATGAGCGCATCTATGTCCCGGTCGTTGCCGCGAACGTCGCGCTGCGATTGGTCGGGTTTGTCGTGCTCATTCCCTGGCTCGGCGTGCTGGGTGCAGCGATCGCGGCGACCGTGTCACTGGCGCTCACGACCGTCGCCCTCAACATCCTGTGCCGGAGGCGAACCGGGGTCGATCCCTCCGTTCTCGTGCTTCTGCGCTCCTCTGCATGGAAGCGCGGCAGCTACGCGGTCCGCGGCGCCGACTCGGCCGAGTAG
- a CDS encoding glycosyltransferase family 4 protein, translating into MLHYQPNRDETTATALAPLDGGERKLHVLLVQTQAENAGAQEISRLLGAGLSARGHRVSNLFFFRKSDSFDEPPDTFYCATSRPGNPLALLRMLWRLGGHIKTIGPDAVLTFQHFGNVIGAGMTRLVSRAPVVANQVSSALAMSWPVRTADIAMGSTGFFDRITLNSKDMEREYSHYPAAYRSRMVHVPHGFEDKALVLSKDDARQNFNLPPDRVLLGCAARLHPHKRLDAAIRLLPDEPSWHLALAGQGADEPRLRQLADSLKVSDRLHLLGEIAPRQIAGFLACLDVFVFPTQAETFGLAAVEAANAGVPSVVTDLPVLREVLSFEGKPTALFVDMSDQKKLSAAVSRLLSDQALRDELQHNAKGLRLRYSVDAMVEEYVRILGQVI; encoded by the coding sequence GTGCTGCACTACCAGCCGAACAGGGACGAGACGACTGCGACAGCGCTCGCGCCGCTCGATGGCGGCGAGCGAAAGCTGCATGTGCTACTCGTGCAGACCCAGGCCGAGAACGCGGGCGCGCAGGAAATCTCCAGGTTGCTGGGCGCCGGCCTCTCTGCGCGCGGCCATCGCGTCTCCAACCTGTTCTTCTTCCGCAAATCGGACTCGTTCGACGAGCCGCCGGATACGTTCTACTGCGCGACGAGCCGGCCGGGCAATCCGCTGGCGCTGCTGCGCATGCTGTGGAGGCTCGGCGGCCACATCAAGACGATCGGGCCCGACGCCGTCCTGACATTCCAGCATTTCGGCAACGTCATCGGCGCAGGCATGACGCGTCTCGTCAGCCGCGCGCCGGTTGTCGCCAACCAGGTTTCATCCGCGCTGGCGATGAGCTGGCCGGTCCGCACCGCCGACATCGCCATGGGCAGCACCGGATTCTTCGACCGCATCACGCTCAACTCGAAGGACATGGAGCGCGAATACTCGCACTATCCCGCGGCCTACCGGTCGCGGATGGTGCATGTGCCGCACGGCTTCGAGGACAAGGCGCTGGTCTTGTCGAAGGACGACGCGCGGCAAAACTTCAATCTGCCGCCGGACCGAGTCCTGCTCGGCTGCGCGGCGAGGCTGCACCCGCACAAGCGGCTCGATGCGGCAATACGGCTGTTGCCGGACGAGCCGTCCTGGCATCTCGCGCTGGCTGGCCAAGGGGCCGACGAGCCGCGGCTGAGGCAGCTCGCGGATTCCCTGAAGGTCTCGGACAGATTGCATCTGCTCGGCGAAATCGCTCCGCGCCAGATCGCCGGCTTTCTCGCCTGCCTCGACGTGTTCGTGTTTCCGACGCAGGCCGAAACCTTTGGTCTGGCCGCGGTCGAAGCCGCAAACGCCGGCGTTCCCTCCGTCGTCACGGATCTTCCCGTGCTGCGCGAGGTACTGTCCTTCGAGGGAAAGCCGACGGCGCTCTTTGTCGATATGTCGGATCAGAAGAAGCTGTCGGCTGCCGTCTCCAGGCTCCTGTCCGACCAGGCACTGCGCGACGAACTGCAACACAACGCCAAAGGGCTGAGGTTGCGCTATTCGGTCGATGCGATGGTGGAGGAATACGTTCGAATCCTCGGCCAGGTGATCTGA
- a CDS encoding SDR family NAD(P)-dependent oxidoreductase has protein sequence MDLGLKGAKVLVTGSTKGIGRAIAETFAAEGADVGVCSRNLAEVESTVAALKAKGVAAYGGAVDVADAAVLKAWVGDMASKLGGIDVVVANVSALAIGQDDESWEKEFATDMMGTVRLVNAAMPYLEKSAAGAIVTISSVSGREVDFAAGPYGTFKAAIIHYTQGLANQLAGKGIRANSVSPGNTYFEGGVWNMIKDNNPELYKTALALNPTGRMGTPQEMANAAVFLASRAASFITGTNLVVDGALTRGVQF, from the coding sequence ATGGATCTGGGACTCAAGGGCGCCAAGGTTCTCGTCACGGGAAGCACCAAGGGAATCGGCCGGGCGATCGCCGAGACGTTCGCCGCCGAAGGCGCCGATGTCGGCGTGTGCTCCCGCAATCTGGCCGAGGTCGAGAGCACGGTCGCTGCGCTCAAGGCCAAGGGCGTCGCGGCCTATGGCGGCGCGGTCGACGTCGCCGACGCGGCTGTGCTGAAGGCCTGGGTGGGCGATATGGCCTCGAAGCTCGGCGGCATCGATGTCGTCGTGGCCAATGTCAGCGCGCTCGCGATCGGCCAGGACGACGAAAGCTGGGAGAAGGAGTTTGCGACCGACATGATGGGCACGGTCCGGCTGGTGAACGCAGCCATGCCCTATCTGGAGAAGAGCGCCGCCGGCGCGATCGTCACCATATCGAGCGTCTCGGGGCGCGAGGTCGATTTCGCCGCCGGTCCCTACGGCACCTTCAAGGCGGCCATCATCCATTACACGCAAGGTCTCGCCAATCAGCTCGCCGGCAAGGGTATTCGCGCCAACTCGGTTTCGCCGGGCAACACCTATTTCGAGGGCGGGGTCTGGAACATGATCAAGGACAACAACCCCGAGCTTTACAAGACCGCGCTGGCGCTCAATCCGACCGGGCGAATGGGCACGCCGCAGGAAATGGCCAACGCCGCCGTCTTCCTCGCCAGCCGCGCCGCGAGCTTCATTACGGGGACGAACCTCGTCGTCGACGGCGCCCTGACGCGCGGGGTGCAGTTCTAG